A part of Terriglobales bacterium genomic DNA contains:
- a CDS encoding TonB-dependent receptor has protein sequence MAIRLAKLVLVIIAAASWVTVAMAQSAATGALAGTITDQSGAVIPHASVKVTNAGTGMTRAADTDAGGFYKILSLPPGKYSTVVAAPGFKAENFPDVTINVAETRTLNVNMQVGVSGESVTVEGAAAQVQTESATLGSVVGEQTVRGLPLTTRNYTQILHLAPGVEADLANAGEIGRNTQDVYVNGARTIDNNFQMDGAQVNNFGTGRAGDWLGYTGISIPNPDAIQEFKIQTSQYDAQYGRGVGANVNVVTKSGTNQFHGSLFEFLRNDALDANDFFSNRTGQKKPILRQNQFGGTFGGPIKKEKLFFFGSYQGTRQTNGVGSGSLRSSFLPPITDDRSQQALGRQFCGQSGAGGGVAVACDGSNINPVALSLLTAKLPNGTFFIPTPQTIQSNGLGFSVFSVPSTFSENQYLGNVDYVVTKNNTLSGRYFQSSDPQILSFTGASTLPGTGASSDFKNYNFVLKLTSIPKASLINELMFSFKRNYGLLATLTPIRATDIGMTPNDGNPVIPLISVEGLFNTGGDWNDNFLTAVTAFTYGDHLSLTKGHHTVRLGFDLEQTMDNFDLTGPKRGSLDFLSFPDFLLGMSAAQNGSQLSNIHSVSALSGLSDRQLRVKDYAIFAQDDFKVHPRFTLNVGVRWDLYGPTMEKRGRMSNFWPSRANNNDVNGAGTLSGYVVADNFPNPIPPGVTKTGNNGPYDAYYRLDNIGPRIGFSWQPLARTSRVVVRGGYGMFYSRTSGNDILQLDTLPPYSIREDLIGTTAAKATFQVPFNPALPPPSAFPIFVPRSLSTGLAPEFLAQDWNSPRTQQFSLNVQTEFLKNWLLEVGYVGAHGTRLLESRNINQPFLASPQNPINGQTTNTLANVPLRVPILGFGPSVFFFETNGNYRHDSFQSTVTKRFSKGFQFQAAYTWGKTMDDVGNSLAQNSVWGGFFTADAHGDRRKAWAPADFDRTHRLVFNYLYEFPKFHADSGIAGKVLSGWAFSGVTTFQSGDPLTVQDIRAGTIFGSFFFSALATFCPGASNASIPTHGSVGDRVDNFLNASAFCPPVQIGDGTGFGNVQRGSVRGPGQTNFDLALNKSTKVGWWTEGATVQFRAEFFNAFNHPQFADPNLLLPFPGFGQITKTRMSPRIIQFALKYNF, from the coding sequence ATGGCGATCCGATTGGCAAAACTCGTTCTGGTAATTATTGCGGCGGCAAGTTGGGTCACCGTGGCAATGGCCCAAAGCGCCGCGACCGGTGCGCTCGCGGGCACAATAACCGACCAGTCTGGCGCTGTAATCCCACACGCAAGTGTGAAGGTCACGAATGCCGGGACGGGAATGACCCGCGCAGCGGACACGGATGCGGGCGGATTCTACAAAATCTTGTCACTCCCTCCTGGCAAATATTCCACCGTAGTGGCCGCCCCAGGTTTTAAGGCCGAAAACTTTCCCGATGTCACCATCAACGTGGCCGAAACTCGGACCCTGAACGTGAACATGCAGGTCGGTGTCTCGGGTGAGAGTGTGACCGTAGAAGGCGCTGCCGCTCAGGTCCAGACTGAGAGCGCGACCTTGGGCAGCGTGGTGGGGGAGCAAACGGTTAGAGGTCTTCCATTAACCACGCGGAATTACACGCAAATCCTGCACCTCGCGCCGGGTGTGGAAGCGGACCTCGCCAATGCCGGCGAAATTGGACGCAATACTCAGGACGTATATGTGAACGGCGCTCGTACGATTGACAACAATTTCCAGATGGACGGCGCTCAAGTCAACAACTTTGGCACCGGCCGAGCTGGCGATTGGCTCGGCTACACCGGAATCTCCATTCCCAATCCGGATGCGATTCAGGAATTCAAAATACAAACCAGCCAGTACGATGCGCAGTACGGTCGTGGCGTGGGAGCCAACGTCAATGTGGTCACCAAGTCAGGAACAAATCAGTTTCACGGTTCCTTGTTTGAGTTTTTGCGCAACGATGCGCTTGATGCTAACGATTTCTTCAGCAATCGAACCGGACAGAAAAAACCTATACTCCGCCAAAATCAATTTGGTGGCACCTTCGGCGGTCCGATCAAGAAAGAGAAATTGTTTTTCTTCGGTTCATACCAGGGAACGCGGCAGACAAATGGAGTAGGTTCGGGATCGCTGCGCAGCAGTTTCCTCCCCCCGATCACCGATGATCGCTCACAGCAGGCGTTAGGAAGGCAGTTTTGTGGGCAGAGTGGGGCTGGCGGTGGAGTCGCAGTGGCCTGCGATGGGTCAAATATTAATCCCGTCGCCCTGTCCCTGCTAACCGCAAAGCTGCCCAATGGAACGTTTTTTATCCCCACGCCGCAGACGATTCAATCCAACGGCCTCGGGTTCTCGGTTTTTTCCGTGCCCTCGACGTTTTCGGAGAACCAGTACTTGGGCAATGTGGACTACGTAGTCACCAAGAACAACACCCTGAGCGGCCGATACTTTCAATCCAGCGATCCCCAGATTCTTAGCTTCACCGGGGCCTCGACACTGCCCGGCACAGGCGCGAGTTCTGATTTTAAAAACTACAACTTTGTTCTTAAGCTGACCTCAATACCGAAAGCGTCGCTGATTAACGAGTTGATGTTCAGCTTCAAGCGAAATTACGGTCTACTGGCCACACTCACTCCAATTCGCGCCACCGATATTGGTATGACGCCGAATGACGGCAATCCTGTGATTCCGCTGATCTCGGTCGAAGGGTTGTTCAATACAGGCGGCGATTGGAACGACAACTTCCTCACTGCGGTCACCGCGTTCACTTACGGAGACCATCTGTCGCTCACCAAAGGGCATCACACGGTCCGCCTCGGCTTCGACCTTGAACAGACCATGGACAACTTCGATCTGACGGGGCCCAAACGTGGCAGTCTTGACTTCCTGAGCTTCCCAGACTTTCTGCTCGGCATGAGTGCGGCACAGAACGGCTCGCAGCTGAGCAATATCCATTCCGTGTCTGCGCTTTCCGGGCTCAGTGATCGGCAGCTGCGCGTCAAGGATTATGCAATTTTTGCTCAGGACGATTTCAAGGTGCACCCGCGATTTACGCTCAACGTTGGAGTGCGTTGGGATCTGTACGGGCCGACAATGGAAAAGCGCGGAAGAATGTCCAATTTTTGGCCCTCACGAGCCAATAACAATGACGTCAATGGAGCGGGTACACTCAGCGGCTACGTAGTTGCGGATAATTTTCCCAATCCCATTCCCCCCGGCGTGACCAAGACCGGTAACAACGGTCCTTATGACGCCTATTATCGGCTCGACAACATCGGCCCGCGGATAGGGTTCTCCTGGCAGCCTCTGGCACGAACTTCGCGCGTTGTGGTGCGCGGCGGATACGGAATGTTCTACTCGCGGACTTCAGGGAACGATATCCTGCAGTTGGATACTCTGCCGCCTTACAGCATCCGCGAGGATCTGATCGGAACCACTGCCGCGAAGGCAACTTTTCAGGTTCCCTTCAACCCGGCACTGCCGCCCCCCTCAGCATTTCCTATCTTTGTGCCACGTTCTTTGAGCACCGGACTTGCGCCTGAGTTTCTTGCTCAGGACTGGAACTCACCGCGAACTCAGCAATTTAGTCTGAACGTCCAGACTGAATTTCTTAAGAACTGGCTGCTCGAGGTCGGCTATGTGGGGGCCCACGGTACTCGACTGCTGGAGTCGCGCAACATTAACCAGCCGTTCCTGGCCAGCCCGCAGAACCCTATCAACGGCCAAACTACTAATACATTGGCCAACGTACCTTTGCGGGTTCCTATCCTCGGCTTCGGGCCCAGTGTTTTCTTCTTCGAAACTAACGGAAACTACCGGCACGATTCTTTTCAGAGCACGGTTACCAAGCGCTTCAGTAAGGGATTCCAGTTCCAGGCGGCGTACACCTGGGGCAAAACCATGGACGACGTCGGCAACAGCCTTGCACAGAACTCAGTCTGGGGCGGCTTCTTCACCGCGGATGCTCATGGAGACCGCCGGAAGGCTTGGGCGCCAGCGGATTTCGATCGAACCCATCGCCTGGTGTTCAATTACCTTTATGAATTTCCTAAGTTTCATGCAGACTCTGGAATTGCCGGAAAGGTTTTAAGCGGGTGGGCGTTCTCCGGAGTGACTACGTTCCAATCAGGAGACCCGCTGACGGTGCAGGATATTCGAGCGGGAACTATCTTCGGCAGCTTCTTCTTCTCTGCCTTGGCCACGTTCTGTCCGGGTGCCAGCAATGCAAGCATTCCGACGCATGGCAGCGTGGGAGACCGCGTGGACAACTTCTTAAACGCATCCGCATTTTGCCCTCCTGTGCAGATTGGAGATGGTACCGGGTTCGGCAACGTACAGCGAGGATCGGTACGGGGCCCCGGTCAGACCAATTTCGATCTCGCTCTTAATAAATCAACGAAGGTCGGTTGGTGGACAGAGGGAGCTACTGTCCAATTCCGCGCCGAGTTCTTCAACGCATTCAATCACCCGCAATTCGCGGATCCAAACCTGCTGTTGCCCTTCCCGGGATTCGGCCAGATTACAAAGACGCGAATGTCGCCGAGAATCATTCAGTTCGCGTTGAAGTATAACTTCTAG
- a CDS encoding response regulator transcription factor, with translation MSTLRILVADDHDVVRRGLRSLIEGQPGWHVVGEAATGRQAVREAKRLRPDIVVLDIGMPELNGLDVARQILKALPRTEVLIVTMHESELLIRQALESGARGFILKTEAARHFVSAVEALAAGKPFFTSGAAQVVLQGFLNANVHGASGPDGFTRLTDREREIIQLLAEGKSNKEVSGELGISVRTAECHRTNIMRKLSLHSMSGLIRYAIRNNIVQV, from the coding sequence ATGAGCACACTTCGAATTTTAGTAGCGGATGATCACGATGTGGTACGTCGCGGCTTGAGATCTTTAATTGAGGGACAGCCCGGTTGGCACGTTGTCGGCGAGGCTGCCACAGGACGGCAGGCGGTTCGAGAAGCTAAACGTCTGCGGCCTGACATCGTGGTCCTCGATATTGGCATGCCGGAATTGAATGGTTTAGATGTTGCCCGGCAAATTCTTAAGGCGCTGCCCCGTACCGAGGTCCTCATTGTTACCATGCATGAAAGCGAACTACTCATCCGACAAGCCCTGGAGTCTGGGGCTCGTGGCTTTATTCTCAAAACCGAAGCCGCACGCCACTTCGTGAGCGCTGTTGAAGCGCTGGCGGCGGGAAAGCCATTTTTTACTTCTGGAGCTGCACAAGTCGTCCTACAAGGCTTCTTGAATGCCAATGTCCATGGAGCAAGCGGCCCCGACGGTTTCACTCGGCTGACCGACCGTGAAAGGGAGATCATTCAGCTTCTAGCCGAAGGCAAAAGCAATAAAGAAGTCTCAGGAGAATTGGGCATCAGTGTCCGTACCGCAGAGTGCCATCGCACTAACATCATGCGTAAGCTGTCGCTCCATTCCATGAGTGGCCTTATCCGTTACGCCATCCGAAATAACATCGTTCAGGTGTAG
- a CDS encoding PAS domain S-box protein has translation MGTGIYHKTDFSGPLVLTPFGRKRTDEALRELSQALVEGYSMSQLLDEAIRLVSLSVDAPRCAIFQLSNQGLLCRGSSYGLNDCVVENVLRFFNTDLRKSAVLRTESPIVLDCGGEPGLPGLSVFPDDGTPKALLVPIAAPCCLFGIVTIFAPESRQFTTDETCFLQSLAGLLAVAWDRDRTEEALREGEQRFRLMVEGSEQVFFYAHDNKFIVQYASPSMFNVLGYRPEEVVGHHGAEFFEEDPTNETALALTHAALQDGVRQRPYITVLRHKDGRRVLLETLETPIVKDGVIVGIQGFARDVTARVDSERSLLERTAYLKALVEHSPLGIVVLDPEHRVKMCNPAFESLFQHRQAEIVGTKLDNKISPAGMVAEATNVTQRAMSGEAVHRSTRRKRKDGTLIDVELHGVPLIVDGEQIGVFAIYQDITERKHAEESLRNLSAKLLQLQDEERRRIARELHDSTAQILAALTMNLGALSQEAARKLDNSANRIISESLGLAEQCAREVRTLSYLLHPPLLDESGLSDAVQWYAQGFSQRSGIEVSVEIPSGLGRLARELELALFRIVQESLTNVHRHSGSTRAKIRIRTSNNLLTLEVIDNGRGLSRSKLSPGRGGLGVGLAGMRERAQQLGGHLELSSRKGTTVRAILPLRPTA, from the coding sequence TTGGGCACTGGTATTTATCACAAAACTGACTTTTCGGGGCCGCTCGTACTCACACCGTTCGGTCGGAAACGGACCGACGAAGCGCTGCGCGAACTGAGCCAGGCCTTAGTAGAGGGCTATTCGATGTCGCAGCTGCTGGACGAGGCTATCCGCCTTGTCTCCTTATCCGTGGACGCCCCACGCTGCGCCATCTTTCAATTGTCTAATCAGGGATTACTGTGTCGCGGTTCGTCATATGGATTGAACGATTGTGTCGTCGAGAATGTATTGCGCTTCTTCAATACAGACCTACGCAAGAGTGCTGTGCTTCGAACTGAAAGCCCGATCGTTTTGGACTGCGGCGGTGAGCCGGGATTGCCTGGGCTCTCCGTTTTTCCCGACGATGGCACACCGAAAGCCTTACTAGTGCCCATTGCCGCACCTTGCTGTCTATTTGGTATTGTGACCATTTTTGCCCCTGAATCACGCCAGTTCACAACCGATGAGACTTGTTTCTTACAGTCGTTGGCAGGCTTACTGGCCGTAGCTTGGGACCGTGACCGAACGGAGGAGGCGCTGCGAGAGGGCGAGCAGCGTTTTCGATTGATGGTGGAGGGCAGCGAGCAGGTTTTCTTTTACGCCCACGACAATAAATTCATCGTGCAATACGCCTCACCCTCTATGTTCAATGTCCTTGGCTACAGGCCGGAGGAGGTTGTAGGGCACCACGGTGCAGAATTTTTCGAAGAAGATCCGACTAATGAGACGGCGCTGGCGCTTACCCACGCCGCCCTACAAGACGGTGTTCGCCAACGGCCTTACATTACCGTTCTTCGCCACAAGGACGGGCGCCGTGTCCTGCTCGAAACCCTCGAAACCCCGATTGTGAAAGATGGCGTTATCGTAGGTATACAGGGATTCGCGCGCGACGTGACTGCGCGGGTCGACTCGGAGAGAAGCTTACTTGAGAGGACTGCGTACCTGAAAGCTCTTGTTGAACACAGTCCTCTGGGCATAGTGGTGCTCGATCCTGAACACCGCGTCAAGATGTGCAATCCTGCTTTTGAGTCGCTGTTCCAGCATCGCCAGGCGGAAATTGTAGGCACGAAACTGGATAACAAGATTTCGCCCGCGGGCATGGTCGCTGAGGCCACGAACGTCACGCAAAGAGCGATGTCAGGAGAGGCGGTTCATCGCTCGACACGGCGTAAGCGAAAAGATGGAACTCTCATTGATGTCGAGCTTCATGGTGTTCCACTGATTGTGGACGGCGAGCAAATCGGCGTTTTCGCCATCTACCAAGACATCACGGAGCGCAAGCATGCGGAAGAGTCGCTGCGCAATCTTTCGGCAAAATTGCTGCAACTGCAGGACGAGGAACGCCGGCGCATTGCACGAGAGCTTCACGACAGCACGGCGCAGATCCTCGCCGCTCTTACCATGAACTTGGGCGCGCTCAGCCAGGAAGCGGCCCGTAAGCTGGACAACTCGGCCAATCGAATCATTTCTGAGAGCCTGGGCCTGGCTGAACAATGTGCGCGCGAGGTTCGCACGCTATCCTATCTCCTCCATCCGCCATTGCTGGACGAATCTGGTTTGTCCGATGCAGTGCAGTGGTACGCGCAAGGATTTTCCCAGCGCAGCGGGATCGAAGTCTCCGTGGAGATTCCCTCCGGGTTGGGACGTCTTGCGCGAGAGCTGGAATTGGCCTTGTTTCGAATTGTCCAGGAGAGCCTGACCAACGTGCATCGCCACTCGGGTAGCACGCGGGCCAAGATCAGGATCCGGACGAGCAACAATCTTCTTACATTGGAGGTTATTGACAACGGTCGAGGATTATCCAGGAGTAAACTCAGTCCCGGCCGAGGCGGCTTAGGAGTTGGTCTCGCTGGTATGCGGGAACGAGCGCAGCAGCTCGGCGGTCATCTTGAACTTAGTTCGCGAAAGGGCACAACGGTGCGGGCGATATTACCGCTGAGGCCAACGGCATGA
- a CDS encoding Xaa-Pro peptidase family protein has translation MDKAEGARIPITMRVIVRAAIYVALVSLAVPISVAQYTDRAAFDELGGAQEFAQRRSALAKQLKTGYAVLFARDVIPEATHYREDNDFYYFTGIADPGAIMLLDVAKENAIIFEPIQDKQTAMVYGSNLLALPAAAREALGYKTVLPLQDFDLKLSELTGFDPSTDLWTRLGFPDKADGARMEVARDHAWLFAHPYYSAALPLDLAPGQLLAKRYPMAHVRDLTGVVDSMRNIKRPSEIAVLKRNGTLSAEGMRDTIAHARPGMYQYQIEALATYHFMNSGAQGVAYPAIVGSGKDINTWHYFSNRNRIEPNQLVVFDYAASLHHQTMDITRTFNISGKFTPEEAKWYAVDLEAQKACINLLRPGHTYEEAVEAGKAVYERNGIGKQWDSTYPFPGHFVGLATHDVLLPKGPVKVGQVVTVEPIIEFPDKQMHFRVEDTILVTENGPEILSSGVPKEMKEVEALVGSAH, from the coding sequence ATGGACAAAGCTGAGGGTGCACGGATACCGATCACGATGAGGGTAATTGTTCGCGCCGCGATTTATGTGGCCTTGGTGTCCCTTGCGGTCCCCATCAGCGTGGCGCAATATACCGACCGCGCCGCGTTTGATGAGTTGGGCGGCGCTCAAGAATTCGCGCAGCGTCGAAGTGCCCTCGCCAAGCAGCTCAAAACCGGCTATGCAGTTCTATTCGCGCGCGACGTCATCCCAGAAGCAACCCATTATCGTGAGGACAACGATTTCTATTACTTCACGGGAATTGCCGATCCCGGCGCCATCATGCTGCTGGATGTAGCCAAAGAGAACGCAATTATTTTTGAGCCGATACAGGACAAGCAGACCGCAATGGTTTACGGCTCGAACCTGCTGGCTTTACCAGCGGCTGCACGAGAAGCCCTCGGATATAAGACCGTACTGCCGCTTCAGGATTTCGATCTGAAGTTGTCCGAATTGACGGGGTTCGACCCTAGCACCGACCTGTGGACACGACTTGGGTTTCCAGACAAAGCCGACGGCGCGCGCATGGAAGTCGCGCGCGACCATGCCTGGCTCTTTGCTCATCCTTACTACAGCGCCGCGCTGCCCCTCGATCTTGCCCCCGGGCAACTGCTCGCAAAGCGTTATCCGATGGCCCATGTCCGCGACCTCACTGGGGTGGTTGACAGCATGCGCAACATCAAGCGTCCATCCGAGATAGCGGTGCTTAAACGTAACGGCACGCTCAGCGCCGAAGGCATGCGGGATACGATCGCGCATGCTCGTCCCGGCATGTACCAGTATCAGATCGAGGCGCTCGCAACGTATCACTTCATGAATAGTGGCGCACAAGGGGTTGCGTATCCGGCAATTGTGGGCTCCGGCAAAGACATCAACACTTGGCATTACTTCTCTAATCGAAACCGGATTGAACCTAATCAGCTCGTAGTATTCGACTACGCAGCATCTCTCCACCATCAGACCATGGACATAACTCGTACCTTCAACATCAGTGGCAAGTTCACTCCTGAGGAGGCTAAATGGTACGCAGTTGACCTGGAGGCGCAGAAGGCGTGCATCAATCTGCTCCGGCCAGGTCACACCTATGAGGAGGCAGTGGAGGCGGGCAAAGCGGTCTACGAACGGAACGGTATTGGAAAGCAATGGGACAGCACCTACCCGTTTCCGGGACATTTTGTAGGTCTGGCGACCCATGACGTATTACTGCCCAAAGGCCCGGTAAAGGTGGGACAGGTTGTTACCGTGGAGCCCATCATTGAATTTCCGGATAAGCAGATGCATTTTCGGGTCGAGGACACGATTCTGGTGACCGAGAACGGCCCAGAAATCCTCTCATCGGGAGTGCCGAAGGAGATGAAGGAGGTCGAAGCACTGGTGGGCAGCGCTCACTAA
- a CDS encoding S9 family peptidase, with amino-acid sequence MKRSWQPAGVLVAVLLGINAEGADINPLRSTDLYKFHSVVDVRLSPDGDRLAYSVESYDRPGRPYTQVWIMQLANRKSVRVGAADGISSDPHWSPDGSSLAYLANEGDKRGVFVSNRDGGQQQFLSQVLDTNSPLPFIGDMISWSPDSKRIAFISATPGPETADAGGDPIVITRYLYKPNWLEGLTRFNDNRRLHVFVVDINSKQMRQLTTGKTYEHSISWSPISDEILFVSNHAKDPDRVFNYDIFALNATTGTVRQITNTSTVEYIPHWSPDGRLIAYLGTKRSLTSSETTMEDTHVWVMNADGTNRRELGAAVNNRQDSVAWSPDNKSVYTTVEEGGSVHLYQIPLAGGQAAMTIGGRGNVAAWSASTRGPIAYAFYGEHDLGEAFLKSGNKSEQLTNLNSTLIAGKDFAPVEAFTFQSFDGRPVEAFLTKPLGLDSSSKHPLVVEIHGGPHGQQGPEFSFQAQIYAAQGWATLMVNYRGSTGYGQQFADAIFGDQDGGEARDVIYGVQAALGDYGWIDPDRLGIGGVSYGGQLTDWVITQTSIFKAAIPTAGISNLVSFNYMAYYHDYLAVEFGVYPHQENLMDKLWERSALRYVARVRTPTMLVHGENDNDVPIAEAEQYYIGLKDVGVETIMVRYPREGHGLQEPKHIVDFLDRSVAWFSQHFNLGVQGSAPAQQ; translated from the coding sequence ATGAAGCGTAGCTGGCAGCCAGCGGGTGTGCTGGTCGCCGTTCTACTCGGAATAAATGCGGAAGGTGCAGACATCAATCCTCTCCGCAGCACTGATTTATATAAATTTCACTCGGTGGTTGATGTCCGGTTGTCGCCCGATGGTGACCGCCTGGCGTATTCCGTGGAGAGTTATGACCGGCCAGGTCGACCGTATACGCAGGTCTGGATCATGCAACTGGCTAATCGGAAGTCAGTTCGAGTGGGTGCTGCGGACGGCATCTCCAGTGATCCTCACTGGTCGCCCGACGGGTCTTCGCTGGCGTACCTGGCCAACGAGGGCGATAAGAGAGGCGTCTTTGTTTCGAATCGTGACGGAGGGCAACAACAGTTCCTTTCACAAGTCCTGGACACTAATTCGCCACTGCCATTTATCGGAGACATGATTAGCTGGTCTCCGGACAGCAAAAGGATCGCTTTTATCTCCGCAACGCCAGGCCCAGAAACGGCCGATGCTGGCGGCGATCCGATTGTGATTACACGTTACCTCTACAAACCGAATTGGCTGGAAGGCCTGACCCGCTTCAACGACAACCGCCGCCTTCATGTTTTCGTTGTTGATATTAACTCCAAACAAATGCGCCAGCTCACAACTGGTAAAACCTACGAGCATTCGATCAGTTGGTCTCCGATTTCCGATGAGATTCTTTTTGTCAGCAACCATGCGAAAGATCCCGATCGCGTGTTCAACTACGACATTTTTGCCCTGAACGCAACCACCGGGACCGTGCGACAAATCACCAACACAAGCACAGTCGAATACATACCGCACTGGTCTCCAGACGGAAGGCTCATTGCATATCTGGGAACAAAGCGTTCCTTAACCTCGTCCGAAACAACTATGGAAGACACCCATGTATGGGTGATGAACGCTGACGGAACTAACCGCCGCGAACTCGGTGCGGCAGTTAATAATCGCCAGGATTCAGTTGCCTGGTCACCAGACAACAAAAGCGTGTACACGACAGTGGAAGAGGGTGGCAGCGTCCACCTGTACCAGATTCCGCTGGCGGGAGGACAAGCAGCAATGACGATTGGCGGTCGCGGTAACGTGGCCGCTTGGTCGGCTTCGACCCGCGGGCCTATCGCATATGCGTTCTACGGTGAACACGACCTGGGTGAAGCCTTTTTGAAATCCGGAAACAAGTCCGAGCAGCTCACCAACCTCAACTCCACGCTGATCGCCGGCAAGGACTTTGCGCCGGTGGAGGCATTTACATTTCAGAGTTTTGACGGCCGCCCCGTGGAGGCATTTCTGACCAAGCCGCTTGGCCTCGACTCCAGCTCGAAACACCCGCTGGTAGTTGAGATCCACGGAGGGCCCCACGGGCAGCAGGGACCGGAGTTCAGCTTTCAGGCTCAGATTTATGCGGCCCAGGGTTGGGCGACATTGATGGTGAATTATCGTGGTTCAACGGGTTATGGGCAACAGTTTGCGGACGCAATTTTTGGCGATCAGGACGGTGGCGAGGCCAGAGACGTGATCTATGGCGTTCAAGCGGCACTAGGCGACTACGGTTGGATTGACCCCGACCGCCTCGGGATAGGCGGCGTAAGCTACGGCGGCCAGTTGACCGACTGGGTCATCACCCAAACCTCAATTTTCAAGGCTGCAATTCCCACCGCGGGGATTTCGAACCTGGTCAGCTTCAACTACATGGCTTACTATCACGATTATCTCGCAGTAGAGTTCGGCGTCTATCCCCACCAGGAAAATCTGATGGATAAGTTGTGGGAACGCTCGGCCTTGAGGTATGTCGCGCGCGTGCGCACGCCGACTATGTTGGTACACGGGGAAAACGACAATGATGTTCCCATCGCCGAGGCAGAGCAGTACTACATCGGGCTCAAAGATGTAGGGGTGGAGACGATCATGGTGCGTTATCCCCGCGAAGGCCACGGCTTACAGGAGCCAAAGCACATCGTGGACTTCTTGGATCGTAGTGTCGCCTGGTTCTCACAGCACTTCAATCTTGGGGTTCAGGGTAGCGCACCGGCGCAGCAGTGA
- a CDS encoding M28 family peptidase, whose translation MRTTLAAILLLVTSAVAQEAVDFVRADAMKAQMYFLASNEMQGRNAGSREGRIAADYIASEFMRLGLAPVGDDGTYFQNFETVRATVDPANTVLQIKRPGSEKTFMYGHDFNMQWMAETNNPEDITAPVVFAGYGVDAPEYGYSDLKNANLQGKIALVMAREPQASDPNSRFKGKWDTFHSYVWYKVEQLRKAGAAGILIVDMDKERRPERIPSAPADYMQPGPRYGQSLLTGLWDLPAFTVTPEVANQMLAGTGKKIEDLQKEIDRTFQPRSMPIPNLTVRMAKSFSNREIVHVKNVLGLLRGTDPKLKEEVVTITGHYDHGGMLGTRIYPGADDNASGTIGVLASAEAYVRGKVNPKRSILFIVFDAEERGLLGSFYYVDHPIVPLDKTVANLNMDMIGRDEESATWHTTANQNRNAVNIVGTLYNPDLRRMIEASNQQVGLKLDYKTDTDDPEAWFARSDHFGFAEKSIPMVLFNTGEHPDYHTENDTWERINYPKMEKIVRLLFLTSVQVANAGQRPKFTP comes from the coding sequence ATGAGGACGACTTTAGCAGCAATTCTGCTTCTGGTAACGTCGGCAGTCGCGCAGGAAGCGGTTGACTTCGTTCGCGCCGATGCCATGAAGGCGCAAATGTATTTCCTGGCGTCGAATGAGATGCAAGGAAGAAATGCCGGCAGCCGCGAAGGACGGATAGCTGCGGATTACATCGCCTCGGAATTTATGCGATTGGGCCTGGCGCCCGTGGGCGATGATGGGACCTACTTCCAGAACTTCGAAACGGTGCGCGCCACCGTAGATCCGGCGAATACCGTCCTGCAAATCAAACGGCCCGGATCAGAAAAGACATTCATGTATGGACACGATTTCAACATGCAATGGATGGCTGAGACCAACAATCCCGAGGACATAACAGCACCAGTTGTGTTTGCGGGCTACGGTGTGGATGCTCCCGAGTACGGCTACAGCGACCTGAAGAACGCGAACCTACAAGGGAAAATTGCGCTCGTCATGGCGCGTGAACCGCAGGCGTCCGATCCAAATTCGCGCTTCAAGGGCAAGTGGGACACATTTCACTCCTACGTCTGGTACAAGGTTGAGCAACTCCGCAAAGCCGGAGCTGCCGGGATCCTGATAGTGGACATGGATAAAGAACGGCGGCCAGAGAGAATCCCCAGCGCACCTGCGGATTACATGCAGCCCGGTCCCAGGTACGGCCAAAGCCTGCTCACGGGATTGTGGGACCTTCCCGCATTCACAGTCACACCTGAGGTCGCCAACCAGATGCTTGCGGGCACGGGAAAGAAGATTGAGGACCTGCAAAAAGAGATCGACCGTACTTTCCAGCCGCGCTCCATGCCCATTCCCAACTTGACGGTCAGAATGGCCAAGAGCTTCAGCAACCGCGAGATCGTGCACGTGAAGAACGTTCTGGGCCTGCTGCGGGGCACAGATCCGAAATTGAAAGAGGAGGTCGTGACCATAACCGGACATTACGATCACGGTGGGATGTTGGGAACCCGAATCTATCCTGGCGCGGACGATAATGCCTCCGGCACGATCGGCGTTTTAGCAAGCGCTGAGGCGTATGTGCGCGGGAAAGTAAATCCAAAGCGCAGTATTTTGTTCATCGTCTTCGACGCCGAAGAACGCGGGCTGCTGGGGTCGTTTTACTATGTTGACCATCCGATAGTACCGCTGGACAAAACGGTTGCCAATTTAAACATGGACATGATCGGCCGCGATGAAGAGAGCGCGACCTGGCATACCACCGCCAATCAAAATCGCAACGCAGTGAATATTGTGGGAACTCTCTATAATCCCGACCTGCGCCGAATGATTGAGGCCAGCAACCAGCAAGTGGGATTGAAACTGGATTACAAGACTGACACCGACGACCCGGAAGCGTGGTTTGCCCGCAGCGATCACTTCGGGTTCGCCGAGAAATCGATTCCCATGGTCTTGTTCAACACCGGCGAGCATCCCGATTATCACACCGAGAACGACACATGGGAGCGGATCAATTATCCGAAAATGGAAAAGATCGTGCGGCTGCTTTTTTTGACCAGCGTACAAGTTGCCAATGCTGGCCAGCGACCAAAATTCACACCCTAA